In a genomic window of Gigantopelta aegis isolate Gae_Host chromosome 9, Gae_host_genome, whole genome shotgun sequence:
- the LOC121381650 gene encoding insulin-like growth factor 2 mRNA-binding protein 2 isoform X2, translating into MFRIYLGNLSSDVTEETLRGLFEEQGVVPVSNILLKRSFAFADCEDQETLDKAVDKLNGYKLLGFVMQVEPSMSRRRKTNKIQIKNLPANVTREDIEQLVSNTLGNAQKFEEVGAEGVVYVTFETAEQAQQAVAELHGYNLNGNLLKVELGNNRPRRTNNNNRTANTNNNAGMNRQEVPLRIVVGSEYVGAIIGKQGQTIKNITSQSRARVDIHRRDNHSQETLVTIKGSPENCTKACREIMKVVNAEAQALNKGECALKILCPNSLCGRIIGKKGAVIKGFMQESDTHIVVSSEVLSASNLPDMNNYYVDRIITITGSPEQASKAEELISEKMRACINQDAQLNYPGHQQMMFGGVQPSIPMVPNVNYRTQSQYHFMSNNMYPGLFAGATNINQPPQPQLEMIYLYIPENTVGAVIGSKGLNIKNIMRISGARIKIVQSQKNETNGQQNQIPAPRQSERKVIITGTPESQWKAQFYIFERVRAESMINEEIHLRAEILVPKSSIGRIIGKGGQNVKEMQRVSGAIVKLPEDQGDEEDVPVTIIGHFYAIQSAQRRIRSLMSNTPNLRPPRGPPRPQQNGN; encoded by the exons GATACAAACTGCTAGGTTTTGTAATGCAAGTAGAACCGTCAATGTCAAGACGAAG GAAGACAAACAAGatacaaataaagaacttgcCAGCCAATGTAACACGTGAAGATATCGAACAGCTAGTCAGCAACACACTAGGAAATGCACAAAAATTTGAAGAAG TTGGTGCTGAAGGCGTTGTGTATGTGACTTTCGAGACTGCTGAACAAGCTCAACA GGCTGTTGCTGAATTGCATGGGTACAACTTGAATGGTAACTTGTTGAAA GTGGAACTAGGTAACAATCGCCCGAGAAGAACGAACAACAACAATAGAACggcaaacacaaacaacaacgcAGGCATGAATCGCCAGGAGGTTCCATTAAG aaTTGTTGTTGGGAGTGAATATGTGGGTGCAATAATCGGGAAACAGGGTCAGACTATCAAAAACATAACCTCACAGAGTCGAGCTAG AGTTGATATACATCGCAGGGATAATCATAGTCAAGAAACA TTAGTCACAATTAAAGGAAGCCCTGAAAACTGTACAAAAGCTTGTAGAGAAATCATGAAAGTTGTTAATGCAGAAGCGCAGGCTCTAAACAAGGG TGAATGTGCACTCAAGATTCTGTGTCCGAACAGTCTGTGTGGGAGAATCATTGGCAAGAAGGGAGCAGTAATCAAGGGCTTCATGCAGGAATCAGATACGCACATTGTTGTATCCAG TGAGGTATTGTCTGCATCCAATTTACCCGATATGAATAATTACTATGTGGACAGAATTATCACAATAACCGGTTCACCTGAACAGGCGAGCAAAGCAGAGGAGCTGATCAGTGAAAAGATGAGGGCGTGCATCAATCAGGATGCACAGTTGAATTACCCCGGG CACCAGCAAATGATGTTCGGTGGTGTGCAGCCTTCCATACCGATGGTGCCAAACGTTAACTACAGAACGCAGTCCCAGTACCACTTCATG AGTAACAACATGTATCCAGGTTTGTTTGCGGGTGCGACAAATATAAATCAGCCACCGCAGCCTCAGTTGGAAATGATTTACCTCTACATACCAGAAAACACTGTTGGTGCTGTTATTGGTAGCAAAGgacttaatattaaaaacataatgagAATATCAGGAGCTCGCATTAAG ATTGTACAATCACAAAAAAATGAAACTAATGGGCAACAGAATCAAATACCAGCTCCAAGACAAAGTGAACGCAAAGTTATAATAACTGGCACCCCAGAATCACAGTGGAAG gcacagttttatatatttgagCGGGTGCGAGCTGAGAGCATGATCAATGAAGAGATTCATCTTCGTGCTGAGATACTTGTACCAAAATCTTCCATTGGCCGCATTATTGGGAAAGGAGGACAGAAC GTGAAGGAGATGCAGCGAGTGAGCGGTGCTATTGTGAAGCTACCTGAAGACCAAGGGGATGAAGAAGATGTTCCGGTGACAATAATTGGTCATTTCTATGCCATTCAGTCGGCTCAGCGGAGAATCCGATCTCTGATGTCGAACACGCCCAATCTGAGACCACCCCGAGGACCACCCCGCCCTCAGCAAAATGGAAACTAA
- the LOC121381650 gene encoding insulin-like growth factor 2 mRNA-binding protein 3-B isoform X1 has product MFRIYLGNLSSDVTEETLRGLFEEQGVVPVSNILLKRSFAFADCEDQETLDKAVDKLNGYKLLGFVMQVEPSMSRRRKTNKIQIKNLPANVTREDIEQLVSNTLGNAQKFEEVGAEGVVYVTFETAEQAQQAVAELHGYNLNGNLLKVELGNNRPRRTNNNNRTANTNNNAGMNRQEVPLSYRRQYNRYEQNNRGRDRPVQETPLRIVVGSEYVGAIIGKQGQTIKNITSQSRARVDIHRRDNHSQETLVTIKGSPENCTKACREIMKVVNAEAQALNKGECALKILCPNSLCGRIIGKKGAVIKGFMQESDTHIVVSSEVLSASNLPDMNNYYVDRIITITGSPEQASKAEELISEKMRACINQDAQLNYPGHQQMMFGGVQPSIPMVPNVNYRTQSQYHFMSNNMYPGLFAGATNINQPPQPQLEMIYLYIPENTVGAVIGSKGLNIKNIMRISGARIKIVQSQKNETNGQQNQIPAPRQSERKVIITGTPESQWKAQFYIFERVRAESMINEEIHLRAEILVPKSSIGRIIGKGGQNVKEMQRVSGAIVKLPEDQGDEEDVPVTIIGHFYAIQSAQRRIRSLMSNTPNLRPPRGPPRPQQNGN; this is encoded by the exons GATACAAACTGCTAGGTTTTGTAATGCAAGTAGAACCGTCAATGTCAAGACGAAG GAAGACAAACAAGatacaaataaagaacttgcCAGCCAATGTAACACGTGAAGATATCGAACAGCTAGTCAGCAACACACTAGGAAATGCACAAAAATTTGAAGAAG TTGGTGCTGAAGGCGTTGTGTATGTGACTTTCGAGACTGCTGAACAAGCTCAACA GGCTGTTGCTGAATTGCATGGGTACAACTTGAATGGTAACTTGTTGAAA GTGGAACTAGGTAACAATCGCCCGAGAAGAACGAACAACAACAATAGAACggcaaacacaaacaacaacgcAGGCATGAATCGCCAGGAGGTTCCATTAAG TTACCGAAGACAGTACAACCGATATGAACAGAATAACCGTGGGAGAGATCGCCCAGTTCAAGAAACACCATTGAG aaTTGTTGTTGGGAGTGAATATGTGGGTGCAATAATCGGGAAACAGGGTCAGACTATCAAAAACATAACCTCACAGAGTCGAGCTAG AGTTGATATACATCGCAGGGATAATCATAGTCAAGAAACA TTAGTCACAATTAAAGGAAGCCCTGAAAACTGTACAAAAGCTTGTAGAGAAATCATGAAAGTTGTTAATGCAGAAGCGCAGGCTCTAAACAAGGG TGAATGTGCACTCAAGATTCTGTGTCCGAACAGTCTGTGTGGGAGAATCATTGGCAAGAAGGGAGCAGTAATCAAGGGCTTCATGCAGGAATCAGATACGCACATTGTTGTATCCAG TGAGGTATTGTCTGCATCCAATTTACCCGATATGAATAATTACTATGTGGACAGAATTATCACAATAACCGGTTCACCTGAACAGGCGAGCAAAGCAGAGGAGCTGATCAGTGAAAAGATGAGGGCGTGCATCAATCAGGATGCACAGTTGAATTACCCCGGG CACCAGCAAATGATGTTCGGTGGTGTGCAGCCTTCCATACCGATGGTGCCAAACGTTAACTACAGAACGCAGTCCCAGTACCACTTCATG AGTAACAACATGTATCCAGGTTTGTTTGCGGGTGCGACAAATATAAATCAGCCACCGCAGCCTCAGTTGGAAATGATTTACCTCTACATACCAGAAAACACTGTTGGTGCTGTTATTGGTAGCAAAGgacttaatattaaaaacataatgagAATATCAGGAGCTCGCATTAAG ATTGTACAATCACAAAAAAATGAAACTAATGGGCAACAGAATCAAATACCAGCTCCAAGACAAAGTGAACGCAAAGTTATAATAACTGGCACCCCAGAATCACAGTGGAAG gcacagttttatatatttgagCGGGTGCGAGCTGAGAGCATGATCAATGAAGAGATTCATCTTCGTGCTGAGATACTTGTACCAAAATCTTCCATTGGCCGCATTATTGGGAAAGGAGGACAGAAC GTGAAGGAGATGCAGCGAGTGAGCGGTGCTATTGTGAAGCTACCTGAAGACCAAGGGGATGAAGAAGATGTTCCGGTGACAATAATTGGTCATTTCTATGCCATTCAGTCGGCTCAGCGGAGAATCCGATCTCTGATGTCGAACACGCCCAATCTGAGACCACCCCGAGGACCACCCCGCCCTCAGCAAAATGGAAACTAA